One window of Suricata suricatta isolate VVHF042 chromosome 6, meerkat_22Aug2017_6uvM2_HiC, whole genome shotgun sequence genomic DNA carries:
- the SRD5A1 gene encoding 3-oxo-5-alpha-steroid 4-dehydrogenase 1, translated as GLPARAAWALQELPSLAVPLWVCTRTAAERLRHAPNRVLLAMFLVHYAQRSLIFPFLIRGGKTMPLYTCVLAFMFCTYNGYLQSRYLSQYAVYADGWVTDPRFLAGCCMWLLGMLVNIHSDHILRNLRKPGETGYKIPRGGFFEYVTAANYFGEVVEWCGFGLASWSVQGGAFAGFTFCNLLSRAQHHHQWYLEKFEDYPKFRKIIIPFLF; from the exons GGGCTGCCGGCGCGGGCCGCCTGGGCGCTGCAGGAGCTGCCGTCCCTGGCCGTGCCGCTCTGGGTGTGCACCCGCACGGCTGCCGAGCGCCTCCGGCACGCGCCCAACCGCGTCCTCCTGGCCATGTTCCTCGTCCATTACGCGCAAAG GTCCTTGATCTTCCCATTTCTGATCCGAGGAGGAAAGACAATGCCCCTGTACACATGCGTGTTGGCGTTCATGTTCTGTACGTATAACGGCTACTTGCAAAGCAGGTACCTGAGTCAGTATGCGGTGTATGCGGACGGCTGGGTCACTGACCCCCGATTTCTAGCAG gctGCTGCATGTGGTTGCTAGGCATGCTGGTCAACATCCATTCAGACCACATCCTGAGGAATCTCCGGAAACCAGGCGAGACCGGATATAAAATTCCACGGG GAGGCTTCTTTGAGTACGTGACCGCAGCCAACTACTTCGGGGAGGTGGTGGAGTGGTGCGGCTTCGGCCTGGCCAGCTGGTCCGTGCAGGGCGGGGCCTTCGCAGGCTTCACCTTCTGCAATCTACTCTCCCGAGCGCAGCACCACCACCA gTGGTACCTTGAGAAATTTGAAGATTATCCGAAGTTCAGGAAAATTATaatcccatttttgttttaa